The Magnolia sinica isolate HGM2019 chromosome 9, MsV1, whole genome shotgun sequence genome contains a region encoding:
- the LOC131256322 gene encoding FRIGIDA-like protein 2: NIHPFVDVSVLVKDYFVVFSPHGHLLTLGSFLLVTDLIRKLISNGKQLDAVNYAYAFDVVGEFPPVPLLKAYLKESKKVAQEVRKRGNGSLQAQNEAIAKELAAWRAIIKCIEEHNLQSEYLPEGLEKHIAQLEKQKADRKRPAPTMPKTQQQQAANKRPRPALVGVAGPTTLTAPLVAQINQQPPHSSSLSLLADRVSPYLLSAGPYGLAGPGAGASALFDCQGPSYLGSHLGYVGGRSPPMSHLYSTELSFSLYDKPVGYSGYTASGGMQHGNLQPSSLQQPFHQSYYP, from the exons AACATCCATCCCTTCGTGGATGTTAGTGTGTTAGTAAAAGACTATTTTGTTGTTTTTTCCCCTCATGGTCATCTGTTGACACTGGGAAGCTTTTTGCTTGTGACAGATCTTATTAGGAAACTAATAAGCAATGGGAAGCAGCTTGATGCTGTTAACTATGCATATGCCTTCGATGTTGTGGGGGAGTTCCCTCCTGTGCCTCTTCTTAAGGCCTACTTGAAGGAATCAAAGAAGGTAGCCCAAGAGGTCCGGAAAAGGGGAAATGGCTCCCTTCAGGCACAg AATGAGGCCATTGCTAAAGAACTTGCTGCATGGAGAGCAATAATCAAATGCATTGAAGAGCACAATCTCCAATCCGAGTACTTGCCGGAAGGCCTTGAAAAGCATATTGCTCAGTTGGAAAAGCAGAAGGCAGATAGGAAGCGACCGGCTCCGACGATGCCAAAGACCCAGCAACAGCAGGCTGCAAACAAGCGTCCCCGACCAGCTTTAGTGGGTGTAGCTGGCCCCACCACTCTAACTGCACCCCTGGTTGCACAAATTAACCAACAACCACCGCATTCGTCTAGCCTGAGCCTGTTGGCTGACCGGGTATCTCCGTACCTGCTTTCAGCCGGGCCTTATGGCTTGGCAGGGCCTGGTGCAGGAGCTTCTGCACTCTTTGACTGTCAGGGTCCCAGCTATCTAGGATCACATCTGGGTTATGTTGGGGGCAGGAGCCCACCGATGTCTCATCTCTACTCCACAGAGCTATCATTTAGTTTGTATGATAAGCCTGTTGGTTACAGTGGTTACACTGCGTCTGGTGGCATGCAGCATGGAAATTTGCAGCCCAGTAGTCTGCAGCAGCCTTTTCACCAATCATACTATCCTTAG